In one window of Ruminococcus albus AD2013 DNA:
- a CDS encoding InlB B-repeat-containing protein has translation MKKINIKRLIPLLVSAAMLINCCPTELLTASADEITAETSAETAETEENGLEYQQLSAYPGRDESESVSLDGLMPTNATLEVQKHSDTENGAVCSYDITITKDGEVFQPVSEAPITTKITNKKIGQANAANRNMRLWHISDDGIREEITDFSVDGDTVIFQAKGFSLYEIDDGTMPLRTYEFYTPDNNGVYSLYYFPTSSGREICEQTIKGDEKPIFPQLPILLDSRTKTFQGWFIYNEETGTYDEKIDFSNVPPVTAENQGLVKIGAVYADCVFVVFHDQRNADGTTGAILATKLVMLTDGADTFTTDDIIATHDGSTFVLGTEHQEIQAPHMEFKGWSYDYAVNEDPDADRTPLPAEMEVDVENHVGLSHTIDLYPIFEPLRWITFISGATGSGASYIPPCSVEAKNGACSDDIRVPRREGYNFYGWYLREEGHEPVRITDHLADLLESPAFDAEQLEHMHMENGRLIFDHDLKLEAFWTPAQTKYTIICWKQKANYDEDDDYDFETSEQISALTETVVSVPASYQNCPYTGFHYAYCDESKEVEGNGTTILNVYYDRNAHTVTFRTSNGNVIHTVNTRYGQDISGIWSFTGSNNVTYPQTNPPTSWQPVNSSTYTQRITRMEIMPDENLVFNHTTTDYQTRYFNYYVEALPDVGEDKVFQNRRYSLYLHLVHDFRFINYAADFWELTGFTRQCAANKNNQIVNVGSQTQWNNNTIPDSTLNFYYTRNSYKIEFMDSRDNTKIADISIPYGDSIGKYLSDIQLPAVEAGMSFSGWYFDSNCSAKADLDDMTMPAHNMIVFAGWEAEWYLIEIDPNGGQLPEGSSTWFWESYHGDKIAEYIHTTRNYVQDPNGEYYYHVYDRNYYHLSQEWDPAESACTDRRAFYSQELEGADLSRRYRLEDKQMYQYAGWYEVDRETGHETPFNFDQEVDHDILLRLHWKELGAYYIDYHAGDGTIDERDESEDDVFLLLADSVYSGSAKAVVTRTAVPPAGMNFLGWHIRGDRSGSIYPPGHSFELNETYSEITMTEDGSEKRIIIMEAVYVPVDTATVIYDANGGSLKSGMPTEGYEDCLANYGGRIDVDPSRDYENSRPVYSVTNSSVRVSHLLNNSHMKLSGDIFENHNYRFTGWNTKPDGSGIHFEASANRLIDTEKTAGFDGTPQTLYAEWEVKVYFDKNKQDSDWGGNWNEADNSYQYDSYNDLYYREVKLNSALHEQPPCTPHCNDPLIVFHYWSAQRYSNGQGSVPEFDYETIITREMTLYGYWNSPPEVIVHAVDASEPVLVLKDDEWCIQNAITFTADVPIAIGTESVARSYAEPPTNTIDRYTFDFACVSDAFIQTGLNDISDSRSIADIRYDTDARAVMVRYTNGTESPLPSEMEVYLVYHKRPKDVDIGYVEMQFSGALNEVETIAGAPRTAAVANYVMNDELTTPLNYPADHTNREYYSFAFGSDNAASAGDLKIITTASNSNDSRPYLEIRNTWRGFEYSLNGTDFEQCGYDLKLYVVYYEKEPTIITLNERTIGLPEDVEKDFNYTVSIVETTTVTTTRYNKLPYGGGYSSTGTQVGDPVSTVIKRFENRFELHDSQSESFAVFYSKISRNEDHTEGSGWNATSYRYVIDTVIDQTFTVSQTAVSEFETAVTATAAGGAIDGENLTYSYTSTGTKNDHTVTYTNTHTPLPLILHVAVAENGSFIARDDLRVSDSSVYTKSIGIGTDYTLTDTNANSIISDTDRYMFSMIAAADKKPNGELANIEMPAVTLSYKETEVQDIYQLWLNGDDEKLLDGRDIWLIYYEKPTVRYVIEEPNGRLKLITPVTRNLESVSLNGVTVEQNAYLPLNAYETLLIDQTDSNAFKVPPDLDEYDTDHGECWKLFLNYASIGIGSRNTARMTDLETVYPEKQLITGFDEGHMAYRETEDDEWNNMPSEPVVYVIYRNKGLNMNIRKKVTGDAPDDEEFTVRINSSLIKDMTSLPASGYATDGSEITSLEVKHQVIGGTMTGYVEFKVKDGSDVTVLGLPRGRYLVTEIFRTEIYELTATADGFNCTLDEENSFHIIIDSNTEIVLNNNVKPIPVTGIKEDIVPYLILSSVLLTGSVWLIFIQLRRRKSYEDI, from the coding sequence GTGAAAAAGATAAATATAAAACGTTTGATTCCGCTTCTGGTATCGGCAGCCATGCTGATAAACTGCTGTCCGACAGAACTGCTGACAGCATCGGCAGATGAGATAACAGCTGAGACTTCGGCTGAAACGGCAGAGACCGAGGAAAACGGGCTTGAATATCAGCAGCTGAGTGCTTATCCCGGCAGAGATGAGTCGGAATCGGTATCGCTGGACGGACTGATGCCAACGAATGCGACCCTTGAAGTTCAGAAGCACAGCGACACTGAAAACGGCGCTGTATGTTCTTACGATATAACGATAACCAAGGACGGCGAGGTATTTCAGCCCGTATCGGAAGCACCTATCACCACTAAGATAACCAACAAAAAGATAGGTCAGGCAAATGCCGCCAACAGGAATATGCGTCTGTGGCATATATCCGATGACGGCATACGCGAGGAGATAACTGATTTTTCAGTGGACGGTGATACTGTTATCTTTCAGGCGAAGGGATTCTCCCTTTATGAGATAGACGACGGGACTATGCCCCTGCGTACTTATGAATTCTACACACCCGATAACAACGGTGTTTATTCGCTTTACTACTTTCCCACATCATCGGGCAGAGAGATATGCGAGCAGACCATAAAGGGCGATGAAAAGCCTATATTTCCCCAGCTGCCTATACTGCTGGATTCGAGGACAAAGACATTTCAGGGCTGGTTCATCTACAATGAAGAGACAGGGACTTATGATGAGAAGATAGATTTTTCAAACGTGCCGCCTGTTACCGCAGAAAATCAGGGGCTTGTAAAGATAGGTGCGGTATATGCCGACTGTGTATTCGTGGTATTTCACGATCAGAGAAATGCTGACGGAACTACGGGTGCGATACTTGCCACAAAACTGGTGATGCTGACTGATGGTGCCGATACATTCACAACAGACGATATTATTGCTACCCACGATGGAAGTACATTTGTACTGGGTACAGAACATCAGGAGATACAGGCACCCCACATGGAGTTCAAGGGCTGGTCTTATGATTACGCAGTAAATGAAGACCCAGACGCAGACAGAACTCCGCTGCCTGCGGAAATGGAAGTTGATGTTGAGAACCATGTAGGACTTTCACATACAATAGACCTTTACCCCATATTTGAACCTCTGCGCTGGATAACATTTATTTCGGGCGCAACAGGAAGCGGTGCTTCGTATATTCCGCCCTGTTCGGTTGAAGCGAAGAACGGCGCGTGCAGTGATGATATCCGTGTACCGCGCCGAGAGGGTTATAATTTCTATGGCTGGTATCTTAGAGAAGAAGGACACGAACCTGTAAGGATAACTGACCATTTGGCTGATCTTCTGGAATCGCCTGCATTTGATGCCGAACAGCTGGAACATATGCATATGGAGAACGGACGGCTGATCTTCGACCATGATCTGAAATTAGAGGCATTCTGGACTCCTGCACAGACGAAATACACTATCATCTGCTGGAAGCAGAAAGCCAATTATGATGAAGACGATGATTACGATTTTGAAACAAGTGAGCAGATATCCGCGCTTACAGAAACAGTGGTATCAGTACCTGCAAGCTATCAGAATTGTCCTTATACAGGATTCCACTATGCGTATTGTGATGAAAGCAAAGAAGTTGAAGGCAACGGTACTACCATACTGAATGTGTATTACGACCGTAATGCGCATACTGTGACATTCAGAACATCAAACGGAAATGTGATACATACCGTGAACACACGATATGGTCAGGATATAAGCGGTATATGGTCATTTACGGGCAGCAATAACGTGACCTACCCCCAGACCAATCCGCCTACTTCATGGCAGCCTGTTAATTCATCGACATACACCCAGCGTATCACACGTATGGAGATAATGCCCGATGAAAATCTGGTATTCAATCATACCACGACTGATTATCAGACACGATATTTCAACTACTACGTTGAGGCACTTCCCGATGTTGGTGAAGACAAGGTATTTCAGAATAGAAGGTATTCTCTTTATCTTCATCTTGTCCATGACTTCAGATTTATAAACTACGCTGCGGACTTCTGGGAACTTACGGGCTTTACAAGACAATGTGCAGCTAATAAGAACAACCAGATCGTGAACGTCGGAAGCCAGACCCAATGGAATAATAATACCATTCCCGATTCGACGCTGAATTTCTACTATACAAGAAATTCTTACAAAATCGAATTTATGGATTCAAGGGACAATACCAAGATCGCTGATATATCTATACCTTACGGCGATTCAATTGGCAAGTATCTGTCTGACATACAGCTTCCCGCAGTGGAGGCGGGCATGAGTTTCAGCGGCTGGTATTTTGATAGTAACTGTTCTGCAAAAGCAGACCTTGATGACATGACGATGCCTGCACACAACATGATAGTATTCGCAGGCTGGGAAGCAGAATGGTATCTCATCGAGATAGACCCTAACGGCGGTCAGCTGCCTGAAGGTTCTTCAACATGGTTCTGGGAATCTTATCACGGTGATAAGATAGCAGAGTATATCCACACCACAAGAAATTATGTTCAGGACCCAAACGGTGAGTATTACTACCACGTTTATGACAGAAATTATTACCATCTTTCACAGGAATGGGACCCTGCGGAATCTGCCTGTACGGACAGACGTGCGTTCTATTCGCAGGAACTGGAGGGTGCAGACCTGAGCAGACGATACAGGCTTGAAGACAAGCAGATGTACCAGTATGCGGGCTGGTATGAAGTTGACAGGGAAACAGGTCATGAAACGCCTTTCAATTTCGATCAGGAAGTGGATCATGATATCCTGCTGCGCCTGCACTGGAAAGAACTTGGTGCTTACTATATCGACTATCATGCAGGTGACGGTACGATAGACGAACGAGATGAATCGGAAGATGATGTGTTCCTGCTGCTGGCAGATTCTGTTTACTCCGGAAGCGCAAAGGCTGTTGTTACAAGAACAGCAGTTCCCCCCGCCGGAATGAACTTTCTTGGCTGGCATATCCGAGGCGACAGGAGCGGAAGTATATATCCCCCGGGACACAGCTTTGAACTTAACGAGACATATTCAGAGATAACCATGACAGAAGATGGTTCGGAAAAGCGTATAATAATCATGGAGGCAGTGTATGTTCCCGTAGATACGGCAACTGTCATCTATGATGCAAACGGCGGTTCGCTGAAAAGCGGAATGCCCACTGAGGGGTACGAAGACTGTCTGGCGAACTACGGCGGACGAATAGACGTTGACCCTAGTAGGGACTACGAGAACAGCCGTCCTGTATACAGCGTTACAAATTCTTCTGTAAGAGTAAGTCATCTGCTGAACAATTCGCATATGAAACTCAGCGGAGATATATTTGAAAATCACAATTACCGTTTTACAGGCTGGAACACAAAGCCTGACGGAAGCGGAATACATTTTGAAGCAAGTGCGAACCGTCTTATTGATACGGAGAAGACAGCAGGATTTGACGGTACTCCCCAGACGCTGTATGCTGAATGGGAAGTAAAGGTTTACTTCGACAAGAACAAACAGGATTCAGACTGGGGCGGAAACTGGAACGAGGCTGATAATTCTTATCAGTACGATTCGTATAACGATCTGTACTACCGCGAAGTAAAGCTGAATTCGGCACTTCACGAACAGCCCCCCTGTACACCCCACTGTAATGACCCCTTGATAGTTTTCCATTACTGGAGTGCACAACGTTACAGTAACGGACAGGGTTCTGTTCCCGAGTTTGATTATGAAACGATAATAACAAGGGAAATGACCCTTTACGGCTACTGGAACAGTCCGCCCGAAGTTATCGTACACGCAGTTGATGCATCGGAACCTGTTCTGGTGCTGAAAGACGATGAATGGTGCATACAGAACGCGATAACATTCACGGCAGATGTACCCATCGCCATTGGTACGGAAAGCGTAGCCCGAAGCTATGCCGAACCGCCGACCAATACCATCGACCGATACACATTTGATTTTGCCTGTGTCAGCGATGCGTTTATACAGACAGGTCTTAACGATATTTCGGACAGCCGAAGCATAGCGGATATACGCTATGATACTGATGCGAGAGCGGTCATGGTAAGGTACACCAATGGTACAGAAAGCCCTCTGCCTTCCGAAATGGAAGTATATCTGGTATACCATAAGCGTCCTAAAGATGTTGATATCGGATATGTGGAAATGCAGTTTTCAGGCGCACTCAACGAGGTTGAAACCATTGCGGGGGCACCGAGAACTGCGGCGGTCGCAAATTATGTGATGAATGATGAACTGACCACACCGCTGAATTATCCTGCCGATCATACAAACCGCGAGTATTACTCTTTCGCATTCGGCAGTGATAATGCGGCAAGTGCGGGTGATCTGAAAATAATCACAACAGCTTCTAACAGCAATGATTCCCGTCCGTATCTGGAGATACGCAACACATGGCGCGGCTTTGAGTACTCACTCAACGGTACGGATTTTGAACAATGCGGCTACGATCTGAAGCTTTATGTTGTATACTACGAAAAAGAACCGACTATAATCACTTTGAACGAAAGGACGATAGGTCTTCCCGAGGACGTTGAAAAGGATTTTAATTATACAGTATCTATCGTTGAAACGACTACCGTTACAACTACACGATATAACAAATTACCATACGGCGGAGGTTATTCATCAACCGGAACTCAAGTTGGTGATCCCGTTAGTACAGTCATAAAGCGTTTCGAGAATAGATTTGAACTGCATGATAGTCAGTCAGAATCATTCGCAGTATTCTATTCAAAGATCTCGAGAAATGAAGATCACACAGAAGGAAGCGGTTGGAACGCCACTTCGTACCGTTATGTGATCGACACAGTGATAGATCAGACATTCACTGTTTCGCAGACAGCTGTATCGGAATTTGAAACGGCTGTGACTGCTACTGCGGCTGGTGGTGCGATAGATGGAGAAAATCTTACATATTCGTACACTTCGACCGGGACTAAAAACGATCATACAGTAACCTATACAAACACTCATACTCCGCTGCCGCTGATACTTCATGTGGCTGTTGCGGAAAACGGCTCTTTCATCGCAAGGGATGATCTGAGGGTAAGTGACAGCAGCGTTTATACAAAGAGTATCGGTATCGGTACAGACTATACTCTTACTGACACAAATGCAAATTCGATCATCAGTGATACTGACAGGTATATGTTCAGCATGATAGCTGCGGCAGATAAGAAGCCGAACGGCGAACTTGCAAATATCGAAATGCCTGCTGTGACCCTCAGCTACAAGGAGACAGAGGTACAGGATATCTATCAGCTGTGGCTGAACGGCGATGATGAAAAACTACTCGATGGCAGGGATATATGGCTGATATACTACGAAAAGCCGACAGTACGCTACGTCATCGAGGAACCGAATGGCAGGCTGAAACTCATAACGCCTGTTACAAGAAATCTGGAATCTGTTTCTCTGAACGGGGTGACGGTGGAACAAAATGCATATCTGCCTCTGAACGCATATGAGACACTTCTTATCGATCAGACAGATTCAAACGCTTTCAAAGTTCCCCCCGATCTGGACGAGTACGATACCGACCATGGTGAGTGCTGGAAGTTGTTCCTGAACTACGCAAGTATAGGTATCGGCAGCAGAAATACGGCAAGGATGACCGATCTGGAGACTGTTTATCCGGAAAAACAGCTTATTACCGGATTTGATGAAGGTCATATGGCATACCGTGAAACAGAAGATGATGAATGGAACAATATGCCCTCCGAACCGGTTGTATATGTTATCTACCGCAACAAAGGCCTGAATATGAATATCAGGAAGAAAGTCACGGGTGACGCCCCGGACGATGAGGAATTTACTGTGAGGATAAATTCTTCGCTTATCAAGGATATGACATCTCTGCCAGCCAGCGGATATGCGACCGACGGAAGCGAGATAACTTCACTTGAAGTAAAACATCAGGTCATCGGCGGAACAATGACAGGTTATGTTGAGTTCAAAGTTAAGGACGGAAGCGATGTTACTGTGCTGGGACTTCCCCGAGGAAGATATCTGGTAACGGAAATTTTCCGTACGGAGATCTACGAACTTACAGCAACGGCAGACGGATTCAACTGTACCCTTGATGAGGAAAATTCTTTCCATATAATCATCGACAGCAATACAGAAATAGTTCTGAACAATAACGTGAAGCCTATTCCCGTGACGGGGATAAAAGAAGACATTGTACCTTATCTGATACTGAGTTCAGTATTACTTACAGGTTCGGTTTGGCTGATATTTATTCAACTCAGGAGGAGAAAAAGCTATGAGGACATTTGA
- a CDS encoding LytR/AlgR family response regulator transcription factor — MITLSVDDKPEISEMIQHLMTKIDPSGTHMAANTAEQAFRLISKETQIVFLDVEMPGMNGIDLAKKIKEFYPTLNIIFVTGFTKYCYEAYGVHPSGYLRKPVFEEDLRRELQNLRYPIDAPQSRLLVRCSPFAVFDNEKAFVFHRSRTLEMFAYLIYRDGTLCSNGELLGILWDGDPDKAGYLRQLIKDLIESLDEIGERDIIDKKYGKIGIRHGSVRCEGELDRIADEFSWV, encoded by the coding sequence ATGATAACGCTTTCGGTTGACGATAAGCCTGAGATATCCGAGATGATACAGCACCTTATGACGAAGATCGACCCGAGCGGTACTCACATGGCGGCGAATACTGCGGAACAGGCTTTCAGGCTGATATCAAAGGAAACGCAGATCGTTTTTCTTGATGTGGAGATGCCCGGCATGAACGGGATCGATCTGGCGAAAAAGATAAAGGAATTTTATCCCACGCTGAATATCATATTTGTGACAGGATTTACAAAGTACTGCTACGAAGCTTACGGAGTTCACCCCAGCGGGTATCTGCGAAAACCGGTTTTTGAGGAAGACCTGCGGCGTGAACTGCAAAATCTGCGGTATCCGATAGATGCTCCGCAGAGCAGGCTTCTTGTGAGGTGTTCGCCTTTTGCGGTATTCGATAATGAAAAAGCATTCGTTTTTCACAGGAGCAGGACGCTGGAGATGTTCGCTTACCTGATATACCGCGACGGCACGCTGTGTTCAAACGGTGAGCTGTTGGGGATACTATGGGACGGTGATCCCGACAAGGCGGGGTATCTGCGGCAGCTGATAAAGGATTTGATAGAATCCCTTGATGAGATCGGTGAGAGGGATATAATTGATAAAAAGTACGGAAAAATAGGCATCAGGCACGGCTCGGTGCGGTGTGAGGGTGAACTGGACAGGATAGCTGATGAGTTTTCCTGGGTATAA
- a CDS encoding sensor histidine kinase: MKEMFSQIGPLQLAQVIVKFWNECFILFLLASMLIGRQDDKRYQVVNSRAVLLTKELTLYYLSVLIYNLSDIFYLAFSGREGRIAHYHIRIGSFMYYASSMGITLFILRVIRKYIADKHGLKRLRRAMIAFQVMQYMLFALLLSTPFTKIFYHITSDNRYERSWGFPIWHLTTVVTYAFILCVTVLEWDRIYNFLGKAVITASGFQLIALMISYYTNNNLNSTMASFSALILFTLHEQNKKDSFIRSIQELEKTRIELAESKYQLEQSKNQLLIAQIQPHFINNSLMTLCARSRDYPEVYEGLKYFSMYLRSHFDILGEAYTITFEQEMDNIEAYLTLERMNYKDKLQVDYNIECDDFTVPALSIQPLVENAVRHGISRENGGTVGISSFRKDGYIIIEVKDDGTGDRPYIEDTKERRGVGLENIIKRFDLVCGGRVELMKVPYGTLARITIKEKSGDEEHDNAFG, translated from the coding sequence ATGAAAGAAATGTTTTCGCAGATAGGACCGCTTCAGCTTGCACAGGTCATCGTAAAATTCTGGAATGAGTGCTTTATACTGTTTCTGCTGGCTTCGATGCTTATTGGCAGGCAGGACGATAAGCGCTATCAGGTAGTTAACAGCAGGGCTGTTCTGCTTACAAAGGAACTCACCCTTTATTATCTTTCGGTGCTTATCTACAATTTAAGCGACATTTTTTATCTGGCATTCAGCGGCAGGGAAGGCAGGATAGCACACTATCATATACGTATCGGTTCGTTCATGTACTATGCTTCAAGCATGGGTATAACACTGTTCATTCTGCGAGTGATACGAAAGTACATCGCCGACAAGCACGGGCTGAAACGTCTGCGGCGTGCGATGATAGCTTTTCAGGTGATGCAGTATATGCTGTTTGCTTTGCTGTTAAGCACACCGTTCACAAAGATATTCTACCATATCACTTCTGATAACCGCTATGAACGTTCGTGGGGGTTCCCGATATGGCATCTTACAACGGTAGTGACCTATGCTTTCATACTCTGTGTGACGGTGCTTGAATGGGACAGGATATACAATTTCCTTGGAAAAGCCGTTATTACGGCGTCGGGATTTCAGCTAATCGCCCTGATGATAAGCTATTATACGAACAATAATCTTAACAGCACGATGGCTTCTTTTTCGGCGCTGATACTTTTCACGCTGCATGAACAGAACAAGAAAGACAGCTTTATAAGAAGTATCCAGGAATTGGAAAAGACGCGGATCGAGCTGGCTGAATCGAAATATCAGCTGGAACAAAGCAAGAATCAGCTGCTTATTGCACAGATACAGCCCCATTTTATAAACAACTCGCTGATGACACTCTGCGCCCGCAGCCGTGATTATCCCGAGGTATACGAGGGGCTGAAATATTTTTCGATGTATCTGCGGTCGCATTTTGATATACTGGGTGAAGCATACACCATAACTTTTGAGCAGGAGATGGACAATATCGAGGCTTATCTGACGCTTGAACGCATGAATTACAAGGACAAGCTTCAGGTGGATTACAACATTGAATGTGACGATTTTACGGTGCCTGCCCTGAGTATACAGCCGCTGGTGGAAAATGCTGTTAGGCACGGTATATCCCGTGAAAACGGAGGCACGGTTGGTATCAGTTCGTTCCGCAAAGACGGATACATAATCATTGAAGTAAAAGACGACGGTACGGGTGACCGTCCCTATATTGAAGATACAAAAGAACGCAGGGGCGTGGGGTTGGAGAACATCATAAAAAGGTTTGATCTGGTCTGCGGAGGCAGGGTGGAGCTTATGAAAGTCCCTTACGGTACCCTTGCTCGGATAACCATCAAAGAAAAGTCGGGAGATGAGGAGCATGATAACGCTTTCGGTTGA
- a CDS encoding GNAT family N-acetyltransferase, producing the protein MIIETDRLILRPFTESDAADVLEYLREPAVNCFASMKLNSLDEARAEMNKRCSEMEYYFAITLKDTGKVIGEIEAYPESDDPTDGNNRQQDTFSPCWMLNNDYQGKGYAYEAARAFFDYLFKDKGARRIYAYTEDYNTASRHLCEKLGMRCEGLFLEFISFVNDPDGTPHYENTYQYAILKKEWLGNQL; encoded by the coding sequence ATGATAATAGAAACAGATAGACTTATCCTGCGTCCTTTTACCGAAAGTGATGCAGCCGATGTACTGGAATACCTGAGAGAGCCAGCTGTCAACTGTTTTGCTTCAATGAAGCTGAACTCTCTCGATGAAGCCAGAGCGGAGATGAATAAACGTTGCAGTGAAATGGAATATTACTTTGCGATAACCTTGAAAGATACGGGTAAAGTCATCGGTGAGATAGAGGCGTACCCCGAAAGTGATGATCCGACCGATGGCAATAATAGACAGCAGGACACATTCTCACCGTGCTGGATGCTGAACAATGATTATCAGGGCAAGGGCTACGCATATGAAGCAGCACGAGCTTTCTTCGACTATCTTTTCAAAGATAAGGGCGCAAGGCGTATTTACGCTTATACAGAGGACTATAATACCGCAAGCCGACACCTTTGTGAAAAACTCGGTATGCGTTGTGAGGGGCTGTTCCTGGAGTTCATATCCTTTGTGAATGACCCCGACGGCACTCCGCACTATGAAAATACCTATCAGTACGCTATTCTGAAAAAGGAATGGCTCGGCAATCAACTTTGA
- a CDS encoding carbohydrate-binding domain-containing protein has protein sequence MKKTYLTSIILSAVIVASMAGCGNITSTDKTNAETSKEIITEQIAELSYNTSSDEIFTERDLEQTADTSESQSITVADNKTIDITEEGVYVISGTAENCTININADENAKVQLVLDGVSITNNDFPAIYVVSADKVFVTTTESENTLKVSGEFTADGETNTDAVIFSKEDLVLNGTGTLNVTSDYGNGITCKDEMKITGGTYNVSSALDAFEANDSISISDGKFNITSNKDGIHCENDELEGTITITGGTFEINAVSDGIQASALLQIDSGDLNITAAEGLEATYILINDGNITIDASDDGINASANSGSYEAAIVINGGDINVAVGQGDTDAIDSNGSIFVNGGTINVTAQMSSFDYDKTAEFNGGTIIVNGQEVSEIPQSMMRGGIGGGKHRGF, from the coding sequence ATGAAAAAGACTTATTTAACATCGATCATCTTGTCAGCTGTTATCGTTGCTTCTATGGCAGGCTGTGGAAATATCACATCTACGGACAAAACAAACGCTGAAACATCAAAAGAGATCATCACTGAACAGATCGCAGAGCTTTCATACAATACATCATCTGATGAGATCTTCACCGAGCGTGACCTTGAGCAGACCGCAGACACAAGCGAGTCGCAGAGCATTACCGTTGCCGATAACAAGACGATAGATATCACAGAGGAAGGTGTATATGTCATCAGCGGTACAGCTGAAAACTGCACCATCAATATCAATGCAGACGAAAATGCAAAGGTACAGCTAGTACTCGATGGAGTAAGCATTACCAATAACGACTTTCCTGCAATATACGTTGTTTCAGCAGATAAGGTATTTGTTACCACTACGGAAAGCGAAAATACACTTAAAGTCAGCGGCGAATTTACAGCAGACGGTGAAACCAATACCGATGCAGTTATCTTCTCGAAAGAAGATCTTGTCCTCAACGGTACGGGTACGCTGAATGTTACTTCTGATTACGGAAACGGTATTACCTGCAAGGACGAAATGAAGATCACAGGCGGAACATACAATGTAAGTTCGGCACTTGATGCATTTGAAGCGAATGATTCTATCTCCATAAGTGATGGAAAATTCAATATAACCTCAAATAAGGACGGTATCCACTGTGAAAATGATGAACTTGAAGGTACGATAACTATCACAGGAGGAACTTTTGAAATAAACGCTGTCAGCGATGGTATCCAGGCTAGTGCACTTCTGCAGATCGACAGCGGAGATCTCAATATAACAGCCGCTGAGGGACTTGAAGCTACATATATACTTATCAATGACGGCAATATCACAATAGATGCCAGCGATGACGGTATCAACGCTTCAGCAAATTCCGGCAGTTATGAAGCAGCTATCGTAATAAACGGCGGAGATATTAATGTGGCAGTCGGTCAGGGCGATACTGACGCTATCGACTCAAACGGTTCTATCTTTGTCAACGGCGGAACTATAAATGTCACCGCACAGATGTCCTCTTTCGATTACGATAAAACAGCTGAATTCAATGGTGGAACTATCATCGTCAACGGACAGGAAGTCTCAGAGATACCACAAAGCATGATGAGAGGCGGCATTGGCGGCGGAAAACACAGGGGTTTCTGA
- a CDS encoding response regulator transcription factor, producing MSRILIVDDEPDIITLISRYAEREGYEVVTAEDGSQAIDICRKEDFDLIVMDIMMPDTDGFTACKKIKEFKDIPVIMLSARGTEFDKLFGFEVGVDDYVTKPFSPRELMARIKAVINRSKTDVSENDSGIVNVGGMEIDTFGLTVTVDGTRNELTAKEYALLMFFVNNRGIVLTRDQILNEVWGYDSFGVDRTVDWQIKLLRSKLGSCRDCIKTVRGVGYKFEV from the coding sequence GTGTCAAGAATACTTATCGTTGATGATGAGCCTGATATAATCACACTGATAAGCCGTTATGCAGAACGTGAGGGCTATGAAGTCGTTACTGCTGAGGACGGCAGTCAGGCTATAGATATCTGTCGGAAAGAAGATTTCGACCTTATAGTTATGGATATCATGATGCCAGATACCGACGGTTTTACTGCCTGTAAGAAAATAAAGGAGTTCAAGGATATTCCGGTCATCATGCTGTCTGCACGCGGAACAGAGTTTGATAAGCTGTTCGGCTTTGAGGTAGGTGTTGACGATTATGTTACAAAGCCTTTCTCACCCAGAGAACTTATGGCGCGTATCAAAGCTGTGATAAATCGAAGCAAGACCGATGTTTCAGAAAATGACAGCGGTATCGTAAACGTTGGCGGCATGGAGATAGATACCTTCGGGCTTACTGTGACAGTTGACGGAACAAGAAATGAGCTGACAGCTAAGGAATATGCTCTGCTAATGTTTTTTGTGAATAATCGCGGCATAGTACTCACCCGCGATCAGATACTCAACGAAGTTTGGGGATATGACAGCTTCGGAGTTGACCGCACAGTTGACTGGCAGATCAAATTGCTGAGAAGTAAACTCGGTTCTTGCCGTGACTGCATTAAAACGGTTCGAGGGGTGGGATATAAATTTGAAGTATAA